The Planktothrix agardhii NIES-204 genomic interval CTTTAACCCGACTACAAAAGCAGGGTTATCGAGTGGTTTTAGTGTCTTCGGGTGCGGTAGGAGTGGGATGCGATCGCTTAGGATTAACCGAACGTCCCCGCACCATTGCTTTAAAACAGGCCGTAGCCGCCGTCGGTCAAGGTCGTTTGATGCGGGTTTATGATGATTTATTTAGTACCTTAAAACAACCCATTGCTCAAGTTTTACTCACCAGGGGAGACTTAGTACAACGCAATGGTTATGTGAATGTTTATAATACGTTTCAACAACTTTTAAAATTAGGAGTAATTCCGATTGTTAATGAAAATGATACTGTTTCTGTCGATGAACTAAAATTCGGGGATAATGATACGCTTTCGGCTTTAGTTGCTAGTTTAGTGGAAGCGGATTGGTTATTTTTATTAACCGATGTAGATCGATTATATTCGGCCGATCCCCGTGAGAATCCCGATGCTCAACCGATTAGTTTAGTGACTAATATGGAACAATTAGAACAATTCCAAGTTAAAACGGGAGATTCTCGCAGTGGTTGGGGAACCGGAGGGATGATTACTAAAATTGAAGCCGCCAGAATTGCCACGGGGTCAGGGGTGAGAACAGTGATAACAGAGGGGAAATTCCCCCAAAATTTAGAAAAAATTCTGCAAGGGACGGAACTCATTGGCACGCAATTTGAACCCCAGAATAGACCCGTTAATGCTCGAAAACATTGGATTGCAAATGTATTAGTTCCTACGGGAAAAATATATTTAGATGCCGGGGCAATTCGAGCAATTTCTCACGGAGGAAAATCTCTATTGGCGGCGGGAATTACTCAAGTTGAAGGTGAATTTAATCTTCAGGATTCTGTCCAAATTTGTAATTTAGATGGACAGGAAATTGCTAGGGGATTAGTGAATTATAGTCAGGGAGAATTGCAAAAAATAAAAGGTTTACATTCGGATAAAATCCCTGAAATTTTGGGTTATGACGGAGCAGATACGGTAATTCATCGTGATAATTTAGTCGTATCATCTCCATTATCTATAACTTAAAACCCTGAGTTCAAATTCTCAGGAGGATTACCCGATCCCCGTTCCGATAGTTGAAGTGATTCATAATAAACTTCAAGACAGCTATCCCCTAAAATCTAATGAACTTACAGATAGCTCACCGGATTTCCAGATTTAGGATAAAATAGTAAAACCCTTAGCAATTGAAGATTTTTTGACCCCTTAAAACCTTAAATGACCCTAGCAGAATCTTGGACAAATCAGTGGCGTTTCCAACTGGAAAACGATTACCCTAACTCCAGTCAAGACAAACGAGAAAGTATCATTAATTGGTTACTGGGAGAGCATTTTACCAGCTTAGATTCCCTCCCTACTAACCAACAGGAACGAATCAAATTAGGGTTAAACTTTCGCTATCAAATTCTACAACAGCGCTATTTAGATACGCCTCCTGAAAAAGCCTATCGAAATTTAATGCAGCGATTAGGGAGTTTAATGATCCTACGCCAAAAGGTTCGTCTTTGGGTGTCAACCAGTCGCGATCGCCAGCGTCAAGTGGTGGATGTTTTACAAGAAGTAGTACAGGAAATGTTGAATAGCGATCGCTATTTACAACAACAAATTCAATGGATTTCTCAATGTACAAACGATCGCCAATTAAGTAATGCTTTACTATTCACAACATTAGAAGAATATTGTCTCCGTCCAATTCGGAATCAACCCCTATTAGTTTATAGATTTGTTAATTATTTACGTCGTTCTCAACGGGGCGGATTAACCCAAGTTCCCGCCGGAGAATGGATTAAACAATTATCCGATGAAATTCTATCCGATGAGACAGATGACACTATTAGTTTATTAGATAATCAAGCCATTTCTCAATACGAAGACGACCAATATTTTCAAACCCAACAAAACCAAAGGTTAAAAGTACAAGCAGAATTTGAAGACTATTTAATTAAAAATGTAGATTCAAAGGCGGCGGAATGGTTGCGACTGTATTTACAAGGATTATCCCAAGAAGCGATCGCTCAAAAGTTAAATTTACCGATTAAACAAATCTATCGACTCCGAGAAAAAGTTAGTTATCATGCAATTAAAAACTTTACCTTAAAACAGAATCCAGAATTAGTTACCAGTTGGTTAGGAACCTCTTTATCCGAACATCGTTTAGGATTAAATTCCGAACAATGGGAACAATTTTGGCAAAGTTTAAACGATAACCAACGTCAAATCATTAAACGATTAAAAGCCGGAGAAACTTTAGAAACTATTGCTGAAACCCTAAACTTAAAACTCACCCAAATTCAACAGGAATGGACTACAATCTATTTAATGGCTCAAGATATTAGAAATTAATTACGAATTACGAATTATGAATTGGGAAATATCTTCGTAAACAGCAGTCAGAGAACAAGAGAAATTAACACTGGTTAACTCTAGTTCTTGATTTCCTCGATAACTATAAAGCTCCCATCTTCCCTCTGTATTCCGTCGAAAACAATCAACACGCTGGCGGTTTTGACTAATTAATACATATTCTTGTAAGGTTTCTAACTGTAT includes:
- the proB gene encoding glutamate 5-kinase codes for the protein MSQTIVVKIGTSSLTQSATGHLALSTLATLVETLTRLQKQGYRVVLVSSGAVGVGCDRLGLTERPRTIALKQAVAAVGQGRLMRVYDDLFSTLKQPIAQVLLTRGDLVQRNGYVNVYNTFQQLLKLGVIPIVNENDTVSVDELKFGDNDTLSALVASLVEADWLFLLTDVDRLYSADPRENPDAQPISLVTNMEQLEQFQVKTGDSRSGWGTGGMITKIEAARIATGSGVRTVITEGKFPQNLEKILQGTELIGTQFEPQNRPVNARKHWIANVLVPTGKIYLDAGAIRAISHGGKSLLAAGITQVEGEFNLQDSVQICNLDGQEIARGLVNYSQGELQKIKGLHSDKIPEILGYDGADTVIHRDNLVVSSPLSIT